In Synergistaceae bacterium, a single window of DNA contains:
- a CDS encoding D-glycerate dehydrogenase: MSLPKVYVARRVQETGMSLLAGRVDYEVWEGDGPVDRAVLMEKSADAEGLLATLSDRIDEELLTACPRLRVVSNYAVGFDNIDVPAATERKIIVTNTPDVLTDATADIAFTLLLASARRVVEANEFLRSGDWVTWKPDLLLGADVSGATLGIVGMGKIGQAVARRGRGFGMKILYVNRSSREEAERELGARRVSFEELLAESDFISLHCPLSDETRGLIDERALRAMKKTAFVINTSRGPVVDQGALFKACSEGWIAGAGLDVFDVEPVPLDEPLLTLKNVTTLPHLGSATVRTREAMARKAAENLLAALDGRRPADLVNPEVFD; this comes from the coding sequence ATGTCTCTTCCTAAGGTATATGTAGCCCGCAGGGTCCAAGAGACGGGCATGAGCCTGCTTGCAGGCCGGGTGGACTACGAGGTCTGGGAGGGTGACGGGCCAGTCGACAGAGCTGTCCTCATGGAGAAGAGCGCCGACGCGGAGGGGCTTCTGGCCACCCTGTCGGATCGAATCGACGAGGAGCTGTTAACCGCCTGCCCCCGGCTCAGGGTCGTCAGCAACTACGCCGTAGGTTTCGACAATATCGACGTCCCCGCCGCCACGGAGCGAAAGATCATCGTTACGAACACTCCCGACGTGCTCACGGACGCCACCGCAGATATCGCCTTCACTCTTCTCCTGGCCAGTGCCCGCAGGGTGGTAGAGGCCAACGAGTTCTTGCGCTCGGGCGACTGGGTCACCTGGAAGCCCGATCTCCTGCTCGGCGCAGATGTCTCGGGCGCAACGCTGGGCATAGTCGGGATGGGGAAGATCGGCCAGGCGGTCGCCCGTAGGGGCAGGGGCTTCGGAATGAAGATCCTGTACGTGAACCGCTCCTCGAGGGAGGAAGCGGAGCGAGAGCTCGGTGCAAGAAGGGTATCCTTCGAGGAGCTTCTGGCGGAGAGCGACTTCATCTCGCTGCACTGCCCGCTCAGCGACGAGACCAGGGGGCTGATCGACGAGAGGGCGCTCCGCGCGATGAAGAAGACCGCCTTCGTGATAAACACCTCGCGAGGTCCCGTGGTGGACCAGGGGGCGCTTTTCAAGGCCTGCTCCGAGGGGTGGATCGCAGGTGCCGGGCTGGACGTCTTCGACGTGGAGCCGGTTCCTCTTGATGAACCCCTTCTGACCTTGAAGAACGTCACGACCCTTCCTCACCTGGGAAGCGCCACTGTGAGGACCAGGGAGGCCATGGCGCGGAAGGCCGCGGAAAACCTGCTCGCCGCCCTCGACGGACGACGCCCGGCAGACCTCGTGAATCCCGAGGTCTTTGATTAA